The DNA window TGATGAACAATGTGATCGGCGCGATCGTGATTGTGGTGATCGTCGTCTATCTGATTGTCGGTCTGCGATCGGCTTTGGTGATGGCGGCCAATATCCCCGTCGTGGTGCTGGGCTCAATCGCCATGGTGACGCTGTTCGACGTGCAGCTGGAGCAGATTTCGCTGGCCTCGATTATCATTGCGCTCGGCCTGCTGGTCGATAACGCCGTGCAGGTCTGCGACCAGGCTCGCGCCAACCAGATCCTGGGGATGTCGCCGGAAGAGGCCGCCGTGACCGGCTCCAACCAGGTCGCCTCCCCGATGCTGATGGGCACCGCGACGACGATCGCCGCCTTTGCGCCGATGCTGTTCGCGCTGGTCGGCTCCAAAAAAGAATATGTCTACAGTTTGCCCGTCACGCTCTCGGTCACTCTGGCCGTCAGCTGGCTGCTGGCGATGACGTTCTGCACCATTCTGGCCGCCCGTTTCATCAGGGCGCCGCAGGATCCGAACCAGCCCGACGCTCCCTTGCCCTGGCTGATGGCCCGCTTCCGACTCTGGCTGCAGCATCGCCGCCAGCCGGCCGCCGCAGCGGAAGGGGAAAACGCGAGCGCCAACGCCGCCGCGCCGGGATCGCCGCCGCCGGACCGGCTGATGTCGCTTTTCCGCGGAGTCGTGCGGATGGCGATCGACTTCAAATTTGTCACGCTGGGAGTGTCCGTCCTGCTGCTGATCGGGGTGCTGTTCCTGCCGATCGGGTCGGAGTTTTTCCCCAAAGATATGCGAGATCAGTTCGTGATCGATGTGTGGCTGCCGGAAAGCGCGAGTCTGCTGGAAGCCGACGCCGCCGCCGCGCAGGTCGAAGGCATCCTGCGCGCCTTGAGCCCCACCGACGATCCCATCGCGCCCGGCGGAGAGCGGGTCAGGGCGATCCGCACCATGGTCGGCGGCGGCGGTTCCCGGTGGTATTTAAGCCGCAGTCCTGAGTCGCCCAAGCCGTTTTACGCCGAAGTCCTGGTCCGTACGACTGACGCTGCGTTTACGCCCGAACTTGCCCGACGTGTCAGAGAAATTGCCGAACGGGGCGACAAGCAGCTGGGTCTGGAACCGGTGACTTCCGCCCGGGTGGTGCCGCAGGAGTTGTTCCTGGGGCCTTCCTCGCCGCCGGTTGAGATCCGCGTGTTTGGTCCCGGACTGGCCGACAAGAACACGCTCCGCGGTTTTGCCGAACGGGTCAAAGCGCTCATTCGGAATCAACCCGGCGTGTGGGATGTCAACGACAGCTGGGGGGTGGCCGGCCATCAGCTGTTTATCGATGTCGACGAAGACAAAGCCAACCTGGCCGGCGTGACCAACGCCAGCATCGCCCAGACACTGAACGCCTATTTCAGCGGCCACTACCTGACGACCTTTCGCGAAGGCGACCACCTGGCGCCCGTTTACCTGCGATTGCGCCGGGAAGAACGCGATTCGCTGGCGGGGATTGAAACGGCGTTTGTGGAAGGCCAGTACGGCAAAACGCCGTTCGACGCCGTGGCCAGTATTGATCGCAAATGGCTGCCGGCCCAGATCCGCCGCCGCGACCTGAACCGCGTGATCGAAGTCCGCTCCCAGGTCGAAGAAGGCGTCCGCGGCAACGATATCGTCAAGGCGATCATGGGCTCGGCCGAAATGGCCCAGCTGCAGCAGGATTTGCCGCCCGGCTTTCGGATTGAAGTGGGCGGATCGCTCAAAGACTCTAACGAAGCCGCCGGGCAACTGGGGACGTCGCTGGGCGTTTCGGTCCTGTTGATCGTGACGCTGCTGGTGATTCAGTACAACGGCTGGAGCAAGCCGACGATCATCCTCGCCACGCTGCCGCTGGCTCTGGTCGGGGCGTTGCCGGGGCTCTGGCTGACCGGAAACCCGCTGGGCTTTATGCCCCAGCTGGGGATCTTGTCGCTCTTTGGCATTGTGCTGAACACGGGCATCATCTTTATGGAGTTCGCCGATATCCTGCTCGCCGAACGCGCGGCAAAATCCGACGGCAAAGGGCCCATCTCCGGCCTGACGATCGATGAGTTCCGCACCACGCTGGTCGATGCGGCCAATCAGCGTCTGCTGCCGATCTTTCTGACCACAGCGACGACTGTCGGCGGTCTGATCCCGCTCGCTCTGGGCGGCGGCCCTTTATGGGAAGGAATGGCCTGGTGCATGATCACCGGGCTGTGCGTAGCAACCGTGCTGACGCTACTCGTCGTGCCCGCACTCTACGCCATCTTCGTCGAAACCCTGCACGTAAAGCCCGTGCCCGGACCCAACCCGTAGTGGAACTGTCGTCTTTCACTCGGAACGTGAGACTTTGTACCTGACGAAAATCGCTGGTCCGTCGCCTTTTGCTCCGCAAAAGAACGGGATCTTTCACGGGGAGCGCGAAGTTAATTGCTGTGGATTCTGGTTGGGTTGTTCTGCGAACCAGCCGGCGCAGAAAGTCGTCTTTCGCTCCTCGAAAGTACGCGTCCTTTCACGGAGTGAAAGGCGACTGTCCGGCGTCTGTCCTTCCTTGAAACGACGAACGAGAATCGATCCGTTATTCTTTTCACGTTCCGAGTGAAAGTCGACTTTCTGCGCCGGTTTGTCGCTAAAGGAGCAAACCAACATCGTTAGTCAGGATCTTTCTCGGGCCTGGCCAACAGACCGCAGGCCATCGCCTGCCGCGTTTCCAACTGCCATCGCGGAAGGAGGGCGAGTTGCGGCGTGAACAGCTGCTTAGAAGGGGGTGCTGTCGGCGATGCCGCAGCGAACCTGCAGGATGTTGGCGGGGATGTTGTCGTTGATGCTGATCACGGCGCCATCGGCCGCACAGAAGAAGACCACCCCATTGTGGGCGCTGTTAAAGGCGTACGGCACCGATTTATCAATGCCATTGTTGGATGGTGCGATGCCGCTTCCCATCCAGGTGTGGGAGTATTCCAGCTGATTCGCCACCATGCTGCCCAGGCTTTCGCCGAACATCAGCGTATTGCTGGCTCCGTCGCGGATATCTTCCTGCTTGACGGCGGAACGGTTGTAGAAAATGCCGCCCAGGGGATTAGCCGGGGCCTTCTGGGTCGCCCCCATCAGCCCGGCGACGCCCAGGTAGTTGCTGCGGCCGAGCGTGTTATCGACCTGACTCTTCAGCTCAATGTTGGGAGGATTCGAACCGTCCACGTAAATGTGGCTGGCGATAATGGTGCCCGAAGTATCCCGGGAAGAGTTCACTTCGGGGCAGAGCATCACTTCCAGCTTCCGCGCGCCGGCTGCTTTGGCGGCGGCGTTGTTGTACCAGAAAGTATCCGAAGCATGGGTCCGCTTGATCGAAATCGGAATACGGGTAATTTCCCTCTGGACAACTTCAGCGTCCAGGTGCGGCAACAACTGCACCATCACGCCCAGCTGCGTTTCCGTGGGATTTCCGCTGGGAAAACGAACGTTCGTTCCCAGACCATTCGCGTCCGCCGGTCCCAGGTATCCCGAGGGAAACTGGCTATGCAAGGTGTGGTACTGGAGGGCCGCATTCCCAATCTGCTTGATATTATTCTGGCACTGGGCCCGCCGGGCCGAGGCGCGAACCATCTGCACCGCAGGCGTCGTGATCCCTGCCAGAATGGTGATAATGGCAATAACCACAAGGAGTTCGACCAGGGAGAAACCACGTCGTAAAGGGCGCGGTCGGTAGATCACGTGCGACATGAGAACGCCTGTTGAAAACCGGGCAGAGAGTAATGAGCAGAAAAGGAGATAGCGGTCGCTCAATCCTTATTTATACAAGATGGCTCGGTCAAAAGCTACATTTCTGTCGCTTTTTCTCCGGCACGAAGACCATACCGCCGCCGCTCTCCGCTCCTTTGGGGGAGGGAGAGGTCCGTCTCCACGCAACAAAAGATCGTGTTGTTCGTTCCCGAAAACTAGTGGTGCGTCAAGGCAAAGCGTTCGGGTTCTTCCAATTAGCCGTTTTGGCGATAGCCACGGTTAACTAAAAGGAACAGCGGCTCGCGCGAAAATGGCCAAACCTGAAATGGAAACTTGACGCACCACTAGAACAGTTCCGAAATCAGTTCGCCCCCTTTGACGAGTTGAATCGGCTGATCCTCGCGGGTGACATATTCGTGATGCGGGTCCATCCCCAGGCAATGGCAGAACGTGACGAACAGGTCCGACACGCCGACCGGCCGATCGGTGGCGTCGACGCCGTCCTTATCCGTGGCCCCGATGACCTGACCCGTTTTGATCCCGGCGCCTGACAGGCTGGCTTGCCAGCCTTTGGCGTAATGGTCGCGACCGCCGTCTTTTTTGATCTTGGGGGTGCGGCCGAATTCGCCCATCCACACCACCAGGGTATTTTCCAGCAGGCCGCGATCTTCCAGATCTCGCAGCAGCGTGGAGTAGGCCGGATCCGTTTCGCCGCACAGGTTGGGCGTATCGCGGAAACCGTTGCCATGCGTGTCCCAGCCAGCGTCGTTCTTGCTGCCGTGGCCGAACACCTCCACAAAGCT is part of the Lignipirellula cremea genome and encodes:
- a CDS encoding efflux RND transporter permease subunit — translated: MNFAAFSLQRQPIVLTLVGMLMVWGVYSVVTMPRREDPEFTIRTCAVSTQWPGAPAEKVEELITKPLEEAIDSIEEVKEVYSTTINGLSTIYVDAEDTVSPDRIDNVWDKVRARVQLVKMPASNLEPRVNDEFGDTAVILFAVHQKPMPDVGKISDEHRYSYRQLDQISERIKDELRLIDGVAKSEQYGVREEAIYVETDAATWSQLSLTSDSLQQLLASRNIVAAGGLIDTPDGRYTLTPGGDLNAVNEINSLITGFAENNGKRRPVYLKDMGMEVVRDYEDPPRLICRYGDAEASETAVIVALTMKSGANIIDICEQAKRRVVELQEIEQAVPPDIAIDLVSDQSANVGAKIADVMNNVIGAIVIVVIVVYLIVGLRSALVMAANIPVVVLGSIAMVTLFDVQLEQISLASIIIALGLLVDNAVQVCDQARANQILGMSPEEAAVTGSNQVASPMLMGTATTIAAFAPMLFALVGSKKEYVYSLPVTLSVTLAVSWLLAMTFCTILAARFIRAPQDPNQPDAPLPWLMARFRLWLQHRRQPAAAAEGENASANAAAPGSPPPDRLMSLFRGVVRMAIDFKFVTLGVSVLLLIGVLFLPIGSEFFPKDMRDQFVIDVWLPESASLLEADAAAAQVEGILRALSPTDDPIAPGGERVRAIRTMVGGGGSRWYLSRSPESPKPFYAEVLVRTTDAAFTPELARRVREIAERGDKQLGLEPVTSARVVPQELFLGPSSPPVEIRVFGPGLADKNTLRGFAERVKALIRNQPGVWDVNDSWGVAGHQLFIDVDEDKANLAGVTNASIAQTLNAYFSGHYLTTFREGDHLAPVYLRLRREERDSLAGIETAFVEGQYGKTPFDAVASIDRKWLPAQIRRRDLNRVIEVRSQVEEGVRGNDIVKAIMGSAEMAQLQQDLPPGFRIEVGGSLKDSNEAAGQLGTSLGVSVLLIVTLLVIQYNGWSKPTIILATLPLALVGALPGLWLTGNPLGFMPQLGILSLFGIVLNTGIIFMEFADILLAERAAKSDGKGPISGLTIDEFRTTLVDAANQRLLPIFLTTATTVGGLIPLALGGGPLWEGMAWCMITGLCVATVLTLLVVPALYAIFVETLHVKPVPGPNP
- a CDS encoding DUF1559 family PulG-like putative transporter — translated: MSHVIYRPRPLRRGFSLVELLVVIAIITILAGITTPAVQMVRASARRAQCQNNIKQIGNAALQYHTLHSQFPSGYLGPADANGLGTNVRFPSGNPTETQLGVMVQLLPHLDAEVVQREITRIPISIKRTHASDTFWYNNAAAKAAGARKLEVMLCPEVNSSRDTSGTIIASHIYVDGSNPPNIELKSQVDNTLGRSNYLGVAGLMGATQKAPANPLGGIFYNRSAVKQEDIRDGASNTLMFGESLGSMVANQLEYSHTWMGSGIAPSNNGIDKSVPYAFNSAHNGVVFFCAADGAVISINDNIPANILQVRCGIADSTPF